A single Brassica rapa cultivar Chiifu-401-42 chromosome A04, CAAS_Brap_v3.01, whole genome shotgun sequence DNA region contains:
- the LOC103866218 gene encoding cytochrome P450 76C4 isoform X3, translating to MDIISGQALFLFFCFILSCFLIFTTVRSRRSSHGAAALPPGPPRLPIIGNMHLVGKNPHRSFAHLSETYGPVMSLKLGCLNTVVIASPNAAREVLRTQDQILSGRYWNEAVRSIDHHSFSVAWLHPSSPLWRLLRKISVTHLFSPQRIEATQALRMKKVQELITFVSECSDREEAVDISRASFVTALNIISNILFSIDLGNYDSRKSSDFQDMVIGVMESAGNTDLADFFPFMRFLDVQGTRKKFKDCSERLFRAFRRLYDDRIKGNSLQTEDKDVSSKDFLDALIDLNQGDEAELNMYQIEHLLLYVHLPVRTYFQPAQTQTLVRWNGQ from the exons ATGGACATCATCTCAGGACAAgctctgtttcttttcttttgttttatcttaTCATGTTTCCTTATCTTCACAACCGTAAGATCCCGAAGGAGCTCTCACGGAGCTGCAGCGCTGCCTCCGGGACCTCCACGGTTACCCATCATCGGAAACATGCACCTAGTGGGAAAGAACCCACACCGCTCATTTGCCCACCTCTCGGAAACATATGGACCAGTCATGAGTCTTAAGCTTGGATGTCTAAATACAGTGGTCATAGCTTCACCAAACGCTGCGCGAGAGGTTCTACGAACACAAGACCAAATCTTGTCTGGCCGCTACTGGAATGAAGCCGTACGATCCATTGATCATCATTCTTTTTCTGTCGCTTGGCTTCATCCATCATCTCCTCTTTGGAG GCTGTTGAGGAAAATATCAGTTACTCATCTGTTCTCACCACAGCGTATCGAGGCCACCCAAGCTCTACGGATGAAGAAGGTGCAAGAACTAATCACCTTCGTGAGTGAATGCAGTGATAGAGAAGAAGCTGTTGACATTTCTCGTGCATCCTTCGTCACAGCCCTCaatattatttctaatattttgttttcaatcgACCTCGGTAACTACGACTCCAGGAAGTCCAGTGACTTCCAGGACATGGTGATTGGTGTCATGGAATCTGCAGGAAATACAGACCTTGCTGACTTTTTCCCATTTATGAGATTTCTTGACGTGCAAGGTACTAGAAAGAAGTTCAAGGACTGCTCGGAGAGGTTGTTTAGGGCTTTCAGAAGATTGTACGATGATCGAATCAAGGGAAACTCATTGCAGACGGAGGATAAAGATGTTTCGAGCAAGGATTTTCTGGATGCGCTTATTGATCTCAACCAAGGAGATGAAGCTGAGCTAAACATGTATCAGATTGAACACCTTCTTCTC TATGTGCATCTACCTGTCAGGACCTATTTTCAGCCGGCACAGACACAAACTCTAGTACGGTGGAATGGGCAATGA